In one window of Mercurialis annua linkage group LG4, ddMerAnnu1.2, whole genome shotgun sequence DNA:
- the LOC126678216 gene encoding F-box protein CPR1-like produces the protein MSDQVLPDILAKILSRCEVETLASCRCVSKQWLAIIDSPHFTKLHIHRAMETHSSNLFEHKLNRSLYYGPLDSFCHRHMPLISQVYPFASIGSCNGLLCVYNLKTEAFCIFNPTTMKYLCLPGFLPPFDTNILAYGFGYDSLSDDYKIVRIAQKFDVNAMDNNNIGFLETEMVVGCVRSKALKVVKMPYFITDNLMGVLAAGTLHWIMCEYSCNMYKTKLLVGYDLGIDEFRELPLPEFEGQATCTFCIGLIGEWLCVSFKMYEDDKDVGFWAMKEYGVKESWTKLFSFRLDVPNVSYYRLLGLSESGNLVTMELDRNRLVCYDRERKSFRRFGWKTKDECMVCLRTMAPLPIDENGTSIIIQLLLSDEKNQSSDDQKKPSRKKKDKKGFLLSKGFKLKL, from the exons ATGTCCGACCAAGTTCTACCAGACATTCTCGCCAAAATCCTCAGCAGATGCGAAGTTGAAACTCTAGCCAGCTGCAGGTGCGTCTCCAAACAATGGCTTGCTATTATAGACAGTCCCCATTTCACCAAACTGCACATACACCGCGCCATGGAGACCCATTCCTCCAACTTATTCGAGCACAAACTAAACCGCAGTCTTTACTATGGACCCCTGGATTCTTTTTGCCACCGTCACATGCCTCTTATTTCTCAGGTTTACCCATTTGCATCCATTGGTTCTTGCAACGGTTTGCTTTGCGTATACAATTTAAAGACTGAAGCTTTTTGCATCTTTAATCCAACTACTATGAAATATTTATGTCTTCCGGGTTTCTTGCCTCCTTTTGACACCAATATTCTGGCTTATGGCTTTGGGTATGATTCTCTTTCTGATGACTATAAAATTGTTAGGATTGCTCAGAAATTTGATGTCAATGCTATGGACAATAATAATATTGGATTTTTAGAAACTGAGATGGTGGTTGGTTGTGTGAGATCAAAAGCTTTAAAAGTTGTGAAAATGCCTTACTTTATTACTGATAATCTGATGGGTGTGCTTGCTGCTGGAACTTTGCATTGGATAATGTGTGAATATTCATGCAATATGTATAAGACGAAGTTGCTTGTAGGGTATGATCTTGGAATCGATGAATTTCGTGAGTTGCCGCTGCCTGAGTTTGAGGGTCAAGCTACATGTACGTTCTGTATTGGTTTAATTGGGGAATGGCTATGCGTTTCATTTAAAATGTATGAAGATGATAAGGATGTTGGTTTTTGGGCAATGAAAGAATATGGGGTTAAGGAATCATGGACTaagctcttctcttttcggctTGATGTTCCGAATGTTAGTTACTATAGACTTTTGGGATTATCAGAGAGCGGTAATTTAGTTACAATGGAACTGGATAGGAATAGACTTGTTTGCTATGACAGAGAGAGGAAAAGTTTTAGAAGATTTGGTTGGAAGACAAAAGATGAATGCATGGTTTGTTTGAGAACCATGGCTCCCCTGCCAATTGATGAAAATGGAACAAGTATTATTATTCAACTTTTACTCTCGGATGAAAAGAATCAGTCTTCTGATGATCAGAAGAAGCCAAGTAGGAAAAAGAAGGATAAGAA GGGGTTTTTGCTGTCAAAAGGTTTCAAGCTAAAACTGTAG